One stretch of Acropora muricata isolate sample 2 chromosome 12, ASM3666990v1, whole genome shotgun sequence DNA includes these proteins:
- the LOC136893498 gene encoding insulin-induced gene 2 protein-like: MDVTMQCLLCGRRSSSNGQFILKFFRQMAPSVVNVFVRGVVLFILGAFFALVLFMFSVLPEVRRKRIHAVDFGIIVNLFSSVWWIAPSSGTMAALVGIIYPCTDVRLGKPHKLQREWSSVAKCVVLFLGISHACAKIPFNSPKHIALFLAVSSLVLWWLFDRSKNGLGLAVLVTICFCAALQVIIYLGVFRNDEPDFLFARAWIPLYFFCGVVTFGSIGRQLAMTEYNFGGSKEHVD, from the exons ATGGATGTGACAATGCAGTGCTTACTATGTGGAAGACGTTCTTCTTCGAATGGACAATTTATCCTTAAATTTTTCCGCCAAATGGCGCCTTCGGTTGTTAACGTCTTCGTCCGTGGAGTGGTGTTGTTTATTCTCGGAGCATTCTTCGCTCTCGTTCTTTTCATGTTTTCTGTTTTACCCGAAGTTCGAAGAAAGAGAATACATGCTGTAGACTTTGGAATCATTGTAAATCTTTTCTCTTCCGTATGGTGGATCGCCCCTTCTTCGGGTACAATGGCCGCTCTGGTTGGAATTATTTATCCATGCACCGATGTACGACTCGGAAAACCCCATAAATTACAGAGAGAGTGGTCGAGTGTAGCAAAATGCGTTGTTTTGTTCCTAGGAATAAGTCATGCTTGTGCA AAAATCCCTTTCAACAGTCCAAAACACATAGCTCTCTTCTTGGCAGTATCATCATTAGTATTGTGGTGGCTGTTTGACCGATCAAAAAATGGACTTGGACTTGCAGTCCTTGTGACAATATGCTTTTGTGCCGCCCTGCAGGTTATAATTTACCTTGGAGTGTTCAG aaatgATGAGCCAGATTTCCTGTTTGCAAGGGCTTGGATCCCCTTATATTTTTTCTGTGGAGTTGTCACATTTGGATCCATAGGAAGACAACTTGCTATG ACTGAATACAACTTTGGAGGAAGCAAAGAGCATGTTGATTGA